Proteins from a genomic interval of Anatilimnocola floriformis:
- the tpiA gene encoding triose-phosphate isomerase produces MRKKFIAGNWKMNTNAAQGVELAAALAKAIGSSTDVEVAVCPPALYLSAVGAAIKGSSIGLGAQNCHHEAKGAFTGEIAPAMLLDVGCKYVILGHSERRQLFHETNADVNKKTIAALAAGLTPIVCVGESLAERQANKTSDVVREQVQGSLAGLAGEQILKLVIAYEPIWAIGTGVVATPEQAEEVHADLRSLLTSRYTAAVADKVRIQYGGSVNAENAKTLLSQPNIDGALVGGASLKADGFLAIINGAK; encoded by the coding sequence ATGAGAAAGAAGTTTATCGCTGGCAACTGGAAGATGAACACCAACGCAGCGCAAGGCGTCGAACTCGCCGCCGCGCTGGCGAAGGCGATCGGTTCGTCGACCGATGTGGAAGTTGCTGTTTGCCCGCCGGCCCTGTACCTGAGCGCCGTCGGCGCTGCCATTAAGGGTTCCAGCATCGGCCTGGGTGCCCAGAACTGTCACCACGAAGCCAAGGGCGCGTTCACGGGCGAAATCGCCCCCGCCATGCTTCTCGACGTCGGCTGCAAGTACGTGATTCTCGGTCACAGTGAACGCCGCCAGTTGTTTCACGAAACCAATGCCGACGTCAACAAGAAGACGATCGCTGCTCTCGCTGCCGGCCTCACGCCCATCGTGTGCGTGGGCGAATCGCTGGCCGAACGCCAAGCCAACAAGACGAGCGATGTCGTTCGCGAACAGGTCCAAGGTTCCTTGGCCGGCCTGGCTGGCGAGCAAATCCTGAAGCTCGTTATCGCTTACGAGCCGATTTGGGCCATTGGCACGGGTGTGGTCGCCACGCCGGAGCAAGCTGAGGAGGTGCATGCTGACCTTCGCTCGCTGCTAACGTCGCGATATACTGCAGCCGTCGCCGACAAGGTGCGGATTCAATACGGCGGCAGCGTGAACGCGGAAAACGCCAAGACTTTGCTCTCGCAGCCGAATATCGATGGAGCGCTCGTCGGTGGCGCATCGCTCAAAGCCGACGGCTTTTTGGCGATCATAAACGGGGCCAAGTAG